One Gossypium hirsutum isolate 1008001.06 chromosome A08, Gossypium_hirsutum_v2.1, whole genome shotgun sequence genomic window, AAAAACCCACGCTTTTTGGGCTCCTCCTCAACCATAACAGCCTTCATGCTATCCTGCTCAACAAGCCTCCAAGCGGCTTGCTCGAAGGCCAACCCAGCAAGCGTGGGAGGCTTATTCAGAACAAGTGGGTACCCTCTGTTGGTGCTTCTGATAACCTCGGAATCCTCAGGAATTACCCCCAACAATGCTAACCCCAGCATTTCTTGCACATCCAAAACCGACATCATATCTTCTCCCTTTATCATATCCGTCCTCACTCTGTTTACTATCATCTTTATATCCCTTATCCCATCACATTCTAACAGCCCTGTCACTCTATCCGCATCCCTTAAACTCGTTATGTCCGGCGTCGTCACCAAAACCGCCTCGTTTGCTGGCGTTATTGCCGTTATGAACCCTGCGTCAATCCCCGCCGGACAATCTATTAGTATGAAATCCGGTGACCCTTCCTCACGCGCTTTCAGTGCGTCCACTAACCAAACCAACGCTTTCCCACCGAATCCAATGGGGAGCTTCGATCTGGGCTTGGAAATGCAAAGCAATTCGAAGTTCGACCATCGCTTATCTCTTACCAATGCCTGGTCCAGTCGGCAATCGCCATTGAGTACCTCCACGACCGTATAGTTCACGCGATTCTCCAGGCCTAACAGGAGGTCTAGGTTACGGAGGCCAACGTCGGCGTCGATGGCCACTACGGAGAACCCCAGACGAGCTAAGGAAAGACCCACATTGGCGGTGGTTGTGGTTTTTCCGACCCCGCCTTTTCCGGATGTTATAACGACGACGCGTGGAGTCTCACCGGCCAGCTCAGGCTTTCTATTCCATTGAAGGACAGAAGAAATGGGGGCGGGCTTCGATTTGGGGTAGGGTTTTGGAGGTTTTAGGCATTTGGGGTACAAAAGGGGGTTGAGCGGATAGTCGAGGAGAGTGGGCTTAGGATTTGAGGAGAAGAGCTGCAAGGAGAGCatttctattttagggttttaggaGGAAGAGGAAGGAGATAGAGATGGAGATGGAGATGGAGATGGAGATGGAGATGAAAAATCATTCGATTGGAGACATTAGCAGAGAGAAGCACAGCAACAAATGGAAAGAGAGGAATGCCATCAAAAATCAGAGCATGGAATGGtatttgggccatttgggctctAAATGGGCCTCTGTTCAGATTTAGTTGGGATTCAAATCCTTCAACAAAAAAGGGTAAACCACATTAGTAGTCACCCGAGTATGGTATTCTTTTTCTTAGTCATccaattataaaaagttacataatagtgactcaactatttaattttatcttttttggtcaACTCACTATCTTatatttttgggtgttttcatttttaagttAGCCAGCTGGTGACAGAAAAGGACAATTAAATAGTtagatgatcattttataacttttcataattagatGACCAAAAAAGAAACAATCCATAGTTGGGTGACCTCTGTTGTAGTTTGCCCATAAAAAAATCAGTTGGGGGCGATGAAAGGGAGAGGCAATCAATCCATCACGCAATAATTGCCAAGTGGCGTGACATCAGTCGTGACACCGCACCCTCCACAGTTACCCAATCCACTGACAATTAACAAACCCACAAGAGAAAAAGTCATGGAAGATCAATGTTACCGGTTACCCCCTCATGGTTCATATGTATATGCCACGTGTCCGTATCTCGTTGGCTGGTCACAACCATTTCCATCACCCTCCTTTCCACCCtcgttgttgtttttttttatatcctCTTTTCCACTTTATCTCTGATTTTCTACAGATCCAAACACgcaccttttctttcctttcccatttttgtccatactaCAACGACTCTTGGTAGAGGACCCTTTTTCTCTCTTAATATTCGTCTTGATAAGGTTTGGTTcatctatattttatttatctctTGGTTTTCTAGGCAGTGATTTTCCTCTTTTGATTGACGATAGGTATTTGGATCTGATGCCGATTAATGATTTAAAGTTATTTATCTTTATTAAAGATGGCATTTTCTTTCCCATTTCGGTAATGGTACTCTGCTACTTACATctaaatttagggttttaggaCAAACAATTGGACAGACTCGATGCACCTTCTGTTTGGGTTACCAAAGATAGGAAAAAATGGAATTTTAGATTGGAAGTAAGTCAAATTTCACAGTAAAAGTAAGAACTCTGTtattataaatttgaataaaGTTGTTTTTATCCTCTTCATCCCTTTTTGGGCGTTGGGATCAGATCGTTTTGGGGGTAAAATTGGATGATATTTTAGCAAGTTTGACTTTGTTTTGCTCTTGAATCACAGTCCTACTGAACTGTGTGATGGGTTAGGTTTCTGGAAATTTACTTCATGCTCGCTTATACTATGTTCTCATTGATATTCATctgaattttcaattttaactTCCTAATGGATATTTTGTCTGGCTCTGATTTACTCTCAATTTACACACTGAGACTCCACTTGTTAAGTGCTTGGGAAAGGCTGTATGCTTCATTCTAAATACATGCTAGTAATTTGTCTCACCATTACCATCAATCTTTTAGTTCATCCAACTTTACA contains:
- the LOC107908590 gene encoding putative septum site-determining protein minD homolog, chloroplastic — translated: MLSLQLFSSNPKPTLLDYPLNPLLYPKCLKPPKPYPKSKPAPISSVLQWNRKPELAGETPRVVVITSGKGGVGKTTTTANVGLSLARLGFSVVAIDADVGLRNLDLLLGLENRVNYTVVEVLNGDCRLDQALVRDKRWSNFELLCISKPRSKLPIGFGGKALVWLVDALKAREEGSPDFILIDCPAGIDAGFITAITPANEAVLVTTPDITSLRDADRVTGLLECDGIRDIKMIVNRVRTDMIKGEDMMSVLDVQEMLGLALLGVIPEDSEVIRSTNRGYPLVLNKPPTLAGLAFEQAAWRLVEQDSMKAVMVEEEPKKRGFFSFFGG